The following proteins come from a genomic window of Roseofilum capinflatum BLCC-M114:
- a CDS encoding adenylate/guanylate cyclase domain-containing protein, translated as MATSSSNSPLVDTTATTIDIDAVNSDGSSSHTVSATVIDVDGNATEPAPPEPNANPPRGGGLVTTGGGGDFSSFLAPLKKDTFKQVVTDVEDKLKVVNQTLSMLDNLLDNQGFDAILDEMLRSITLKTGELLNADRTSIFLFDEEKNELFTIVAKDEKGNALEIRIPADKGIAGEVATFRKVVNIPYDFYDDPRSTTAKAFDKKNGYRTYTMVAMPLENEETGELVAVVQLINKLQVDSDREAELDEKIDFNGFTEEDEQVFKEFAPSIRLILESSKSFYAATQRQRAASALMNAVNSLSKSSLDLEDTLKKVMDQAKELMNADRSTLWLVDEEKGELWTKIPIGGNLTEIRIPRSAGFAGMVAQSGEPLLIPFDLYTDERSETSKKTDQKTGYRTCSMLCMPVFNADDQLIGVTQLINKKKQGEYPDYNPENWPEPPEQWKSSFNRNDLEFMRAFNIQAGVALQNAKLFDQVKQQQKMQEDILRSLTNGVISTNKKGYIIAANECVKELLGLDHTELEGQLLAPLIRIKEGDFNKWFEAALAPKGDKDRQQFYPDQTLILSGADGEDIEQSVNLSINSMNDALDPTKINGALVVMEDISDEKQVKSLMYRYMTPEVAESLLASGDTGLGGKRKEVSVLFSDIRSYTTLTEKLQAEEVVAMLNSYFEEMVDSVFRYGGTLDKYIGDALMAVFGSPAPLEDHAWCAMQTAVEMRYRLAEYNQKRKEQGLMEISIGIGIHSDVVVSGNIGSSKRMELTSIGDGVNLASRLEGTSKQYGTDIVISERTYTNYIDRVYVRELDNITVKGKSKPVTIYELLGIREGTSVVGRPLTEKQEAVKTHYEQGRRHYLQAAHDKLSYNEILIVLEQLEELSESELKTISYDETQMLSKMLAQVDRDELIEILGEATLKRMLEVEDLSRKTVTDTYWQTTLPEKVNELTPRQVKKLLQAKVGQFAGAAETRQMLAEEAQEMSSAQLRKFIDLARQPFAAKAKESFKQAQEDFQKVLEVDPNNKAAKLHIQRCMLYEDNPPDETWDGVWKLTEK; from the coding sequence ATGGCAACATCATCTTCCAACTCTCCCCTTGTGGACACCACCGCCACCACAATCGATATTGATGCAGTGAATTCTGATGGATCATCTTCCCATACCGTATCAGCAACGGTCATAGATGTAGACGGTAATGCCACCGAACCGGCTCCCCCGGAACCCAACGCCAATCCCCCCAGAGGCGGAGGCTTAGTCACCACAGGAGGCGGGGGGGATTTCTCTAGTTTTCTAGCGCCCCTAAAAAAAGATACCTTCAAGCAAGTCGTTACGGACGTTGAAGACAAGCTCAAGGTCGTTAACCAAACCCTATCGATGTTGGATAACCTACTGGACAACCAGGGGTTTGATGCCATCCTCGATGAAATGTTGCGATCGATTACCCTGAAAACCGGGGAACTGCTCAACGCCGATCGCACCAGTATCTTTCTGTTTGATGAAGAAAAAAATGAACTCTTCACCATCGTTGCCAAAGATGAAAAAGGCAACGCCCTAGAAATTCGCATTCCCGCCGATAAAGGGATCGCCGGAGAAGTCGCCACCTTTCGTAAAGTCGTCAACATTCCCTACGACTTCTATGACGATCCGCGATCGACCACCGCCAAAGCCTTCGACAAAAAAAATGGCTATCGTACCTACACCATGGTTGCCATGCCCCTGGAAAACGAAGAAACCGGGGAATTAGTCGCTGTAGTGCAACTGATTAATAAACTCCAAGTTGATAGCGATCGCGAAGCCGAATTAGACGAAAAAATCGACTTCAACGGCTTCACCGAAGAAGATGAGCAAGTCTTCAAAGAATTTGCCCCCTCCATTCGCCTGATTCTCGAATCCTCCAAATCCTTCTACGCCGCCACCCAACGGCAACGGGCAGCCTCGGCTCTCATGAACGCCGTTAACTCCCTGAGCAAAAGCAGCCTCGATCTAGAAGACACCCTGAAAAAAGTCATGGATCAGGCCAAAGAACTGATGAACGCCGATCGCTCCACCCTCTGGCTTGTAGACGAAGAAAAAGGAGAACTCTGGACAAAAATCCCCATTGGCGGCAACCTAACCGAAATTCGCATCCCCAGAAGCGCCGGATTTGCCGGTATGGTAGCCCAGTCGGGCGAACCCCTCCTGATTCCCTTTGACCTCTATACCGATGAGCGCTCCGAAACCTCCAAAAAAACAGACCAAAAAACCGGGTATCGTACCTGTAGTATGCTCTGTATGCCCGTCTTTAACGCCGACGATCAACTGATTGGCGTAACCCAACTCATTAACAAGAAAAAACAAGGCGAATACCCTGACTACAACCCCGAAAATTGGCCCGAACCCCCAGAACAATGGAAATCGAGCTTCAATCGCAATGACCTAGAATTCATGCGAGCCTTTAATATCCAAGCCGGAGTCGCCCTACAAAACGCCAAACTCTTCGATCAGGTCAAACAACAACAAAAAATGCAGGAAGATATCCTGCGGAGCTTAACCAACGGCGTGATTTCCACCAATAAGAAAGGGTATATTATTGCCGCCAACGAATGTGTCAAAGAACTGTTAGGACTCGATCACACCGAACTAGAAGGGCAATTGCTCGCTCCCCTGATTCGGATCAAAGAAGGAGATTTTAACAAGTGGTTTGAAGCTGCCCTTGCTCCGAAAGGCGATAAAGATCGCCAGCAATTTTATCCCGATCAAACCCTAATTCTGTCCGGAGCAGACGGGGAAGACATTGAGCAGAGCGTCAACCTCTCCATTAACTCCATGAACGATGCCCTTGATCCGACCAAAATCAATGGCGCATTAGTAGTCATGGAAGACATCAGCGACGAAAAACAAGTCAAGAGCCTCATGTATCGCTACATGACTCCAGAGGTAGCAGAATCTTTACTCGCCAGTGGCGACACCGGACTCGGTGGCAAACGCAAAGAAGTTTCTGTTCTGTTTAGCGACATTCGCAGTTACACCACCTTAACGGAGAAATTACAGGCCGAAGAAGTGGTAGCCATGCTCAACAGCTACTTTGAGGAAATGGTTGATTCCGTCTTCCGCTACGGTGGAACCCTGGATAAATATATCGGCGACGCTTTAATGGCCGTGTTTGGCTCTCCCGCTCCCCTAGAAGATCATGCCTGGTGCGCCATGCAAACGGCGGTGGAAATGCGCTATCGCCTAGCCGAATATAACCAGAAACGGAAAGAACAAGGCTTGATGGAAATTAGTATCGGCATTGGCATTCACTCCGATGTCGTCGTCAGTGGTAACATCGGCTCGTCTAAACGCATGGAACTCACCTCCATTGGTGACGGGGTGAATTTAGCCTCCCGTTTAGAAGGAACCAGTAAACAATATGGAACCGACATCGTAATTAGTGAAAGAACCTATACGAATTACATCGATCGCGTCTATGTCCGAGAACTGGATAATATTACCGTAAAAGGAAAGAGCAAACCGGTTACCATTTATGAATTGCTGGGCATTCGCGAAGGCACTTCAGTCGTCGGTCGCCCCCTAACAGAAAAACAAGAAGCGGTGAAAACCCATTATGAGCAGGGACGACGGCACTATTTACAAGCAGCTCATGATAAATTATCTTACAACGAAATCCTGATAGTCTTGGAGCAGTTAGAAGAGTTATCAGAGTCAGAGTTGAAAACCATCTCCTATGATGAAACCCAGATGCTCTCCAAGATGTTGGCCCAGGTTGACCGGGATGAGTTAATCGAAATTTTAGGGGAAGCCACCTTAAAACGGATGCTAGAGGTCGAAGATCTTAGCCGCAAAACGGTTACGGATACTTACTGGCAAACCACTTTACCGGAAAAAGTCAATGAACTCACTCCTCGTCAAGTGAAGAAATTACTGCAAGCTAAAGTGGGCCAATTTGCTGGCGCAGCAGAAACTCGGCAAATGTTAGCCGAAGAAGCCCAGGAAATGTCGTCTGCCCAATTGCGTAAATTTATTGATTTGGCTCGTCAACCCTTTGCCGCTAAAGCCAAAGAGTCCTTTAAACAGGCTCAAGAGGATTTCCAAAAGGTGCTAGAAGTCGATCCCAACAATAAAGCCGCTAAATTGCATATTCAGCGCTGTATGCTTTATGAAGATAATCCTCCGGATGAAACTTGGGATGGAGTCTGGAAACTTACGGAAAAATAG
- the recN gene encoding DNA repair protein RecN, which translates to MLISLKIENFALIDRLELDFGPGLTVLTGETGAGKSIILDALDAALGGKLNSKAIRSGASRGIIEATFTLSPLVLEWLIAQEIEPMEDQTVTCSREIQIYQGSWRSRSRLNGLVVNRTQMSTLRELLASLTAQGQTVQLGSSERQREWLDLYGGASLLTVQHQVAGAYQKAETMRSRLNRQRNDEQSRLQRIDLLEYQLSELNQAQLTTADELTELEQESQRLSHSVELQQKSYQIYQALYQGDRSLAAADLLGEAKDLLDDILSYDRQLQPILDLVNEALVQVEEAGRQINTYGDNLETDPERLEIVESRIVELKQICRKYGPSLSESLTYWHSIQAELDDLTASSESLEQLEKDYQQALDQLKTLCNQLHLQRQKAAAKLEARLVKELKPLAMDKVQFKVALTPIGMTATGSDRITFGISTNPGEPIQPLATTASGGEMSRFLLALTACFSQINPVNTLVFDEIDAGVSGRVAEAIADKLYQLSQNHQILCVTHQPLIAALADHHLQVRKETIHESADNLNRTVVRVRTLNSEQRSQELAQLTGGNSALEALSFAQSLLEQAQKKRQLHHQPS; encoded by the coding sequence ATGTTAATCTCCCTAAAAATCGAGAACTTTGCCCTCATCGATCGCCTAGAATTGGACTTTGGCCCAGGATTAACCGTCCTCACCGGGGAAACCGGAGCTGGAAAATCCATCATTCTAGATGCCCTTGATGCTGCTCTGGGCGGAAAATTAAACTCTAAAGCGATTCGCTCTGGAGCCTCACGCGGGATCATTGAAGCCACCTTTACCCTCTCCCCTTTGGTGCTGGAATGGTTGATAGCCCAAGAAATTGAGCCAATGGAAGACCAGACGGTAACTTGTAGTCGAGAGATTCAAATTTACCAAGGAAGTTGGCGATCGCGATCGCGCTTAAATGGTCTAGTGGTCAACCGTACCCAAATGTCCACCTTGCGGGAATTATTAGCCAGTCTCACCGCTCAAGGACAGACGGTACAATTGGGCAGTTCTGAGCGGCAACGGGAATGGCTCGATCTCTATGGAGGAGCATCCCTATTAACCGTTCAACACCAGGTGGCGGGGGCCTATCAAAAAGCCGAAACGATGCGATCTCGCCTAAATCGACAACGTAACGATGAACAATCTCGCCTGCAACGGATTGACCTCTTAGAATATCAACTGAGCGAATTAAATCAGGCCCAGTTAACCACCGCCGATGAATTAACCGAACTCGAACAAGAAAGTCAACGGCTCTCCCACAGCGTCGAACTGCAACAGAAAAGTTATCAAATCTATCAGGCCTTGTATCAGGGTGATCGCTCCCTTGCTGCCGCCGATTTGCTCGGAGAAGCCAAAGATCTGCTCGATGACATCCTCTCCTACGATCGCCAACTGCAACCGATCCTAGACTTAGTAAATGAAGCCTTAGTGCAAGTCGAAGAAGCCGGGCGACAAATCAATACCTATGGAGATAATCTGGAAACCGACCCCGAACGCCTGGAAATAGTCGAATCTCGGATTGTTGAACTCAAGCAAATCTGCCGGAAATATGGGCCATCCCTCTCCGAGAGCCTCACCTACTGGCACAGCATTCAAGCAGAACTCGATGACCTCACCGCCAGCAGTGAATCCCTAGAACAATTAGAAAAAGACTATCAACAAGCCTTAGATCAATTAAAAACATTATGTAATCAGCTACACTTACAACGGCAAAAGGCAGCCGCTAAACTAGAAGCGCGTTTGGTCAAGGAACTCAAACCCCTAGCCATGGACAAAGTACAATTTAAAGTCGCTCTCACCCCCATCGGTATGACCGCCACCGGTAGCGATCGCATCACCTTTGGCATCAGTACCAACCCCGGAGAACCCATTCAACCCCTAGCCACCACAGCCTCTGGTGGAGAAATGAGTCGCTTTTTATTGGCTCTAACCGCCTGTTTTTCCCAGATCAACCCGGTGAATACCTTGGTGTTTGACGAAATAGATGCCGGTGTCTCTGGACGAGTCGCAGAGGCGATCGCCGACAAACTCTATCAACTCTCCCAAAATCATCAGATTCTCTGTGTCACCCACCAACCCCTGATCGCGGCTCTAGCCGATCACCATCTCCAAGTTCGTAAAGAAACCATTCACGAATCCGCCGATAACCTCAACCGAACCGTCGTTCGAGTCCGTACCCTAAATAGCGAACAACGCTCTCAAGAACTCGCCCAACTCACCGGAGGCAACTCCGCCCTCGAAGCCCTATCCTTTGCCCAATCCTTGCTCGAACAAGCCCAAAAAAAACGCCAACTCCATCATCAGCCCTCCTAA
- a CDS encoding ABC1 kinase family protein — protein sequence MNVNMPSSSSHQQGLSTVQDSGSPAYSSSAHFSPMSEETILPNDSAVEPPDIHYDPVELMDFYRSRPWEVWGRMFELVWSFLGLLVGLWWDKRTGSSEKKQRQRAIHLREILTRLGPAYIKVGQALSTRPDLLPPLFLEELTRLQDQLPPFPNEVAYQFIEEELGDRPEFIYAEISSKPVAAASLGQVYKGKLKSGETVAIKVQRPDLRERISLDLYILRSLAAWVQKNRRIRSDLVAIADEFGARIYEEMDYTHEGRNAERFEQLYGYIPDIYVPQIYWQYTNRRVLTMEWITGTKLTDLEKIRQQGLDASYLIEVGVECSLRQLLEHGFFHADPHPGNLLASGDGKLVYLDFGMMSEVKPYQRYGLIEAIVHLVNRDFSSLAQDYVKLEFLTPDTDLTPIIPALSQVFNDALGASVAELNFKNITDQLSQVMYDYPFRVPAYYALIIRSLVTLEGIAINVNPNFKVLSKAYPYVAKRLLTDQSPELRTSLRELLFKDGSFRWNRLENLLKNARNSQDYDLDVVLNQTIDFLFSDRGSFIRDRIVEEIVKSVDTLGRTTLETVSDRFRKTVGMNGQTPVKPISNGNPDDQKNLEHIQRILQIVQETQGFDPMKIVPLLPKVLLKPETQQMGQQIASGLAQRVLVRFIREVLLSEDGENGSSAKKLASIPNSGSSPLALPAAAVVSMES from the coding sequence ATGAATGTCAATATGCCATCTTCATCTTCCCATCAACAGGGGTTGTCAACAGTCCAGGACTCTGGAAGTCCTGCTTATTCTTCTTCTGCACATTTTAGTCCCATGTCAGAAGAGACGATCTTACCGAATGATTCAGCCGTGGAACCCCCTGACATCCATTACGATCCAGTGGAGTTGATGGACTTTTACCGTTCCCGTCCCTGGGAAGTGTGGGGACGGATGTTTGAGTTGGTCTGGTCATTTTTGGGATTGCTGGTGGGATTATGGTGGGATAAGCGAACCGGCAGCTCGGAAAAAAAGCAGCGCCAGCGAGCGATTCATTTGCGGGAAATTTTAACCCGGTTGGGGCCAGCCTATATTAAGGTGGGGCAGGCCTTATCGACTCGGCCGGATCTGCTGCCTCCCCTGTTTTTAGAGGAGTTAACCCGACTTCAAGACCAACTGCCTCCGTTTCCCAATGAGGTGGCTTATCAGTTTATTGAGGAGGAGTTGGGCGATCGCCCAGAATTTATTTATGCTGAGATTAGTTCTAAACCGGTAGCGGCTGCTTCTTTGGGTCAGGTTTACAAGGGCAAGCTCAAATCCGGTGAAACGGTTGCCATTAAGGTTCAACGTCCCGATTTACGGGAAAGAATTTCTCTCGATCTCTATATTCTCCGCTCTTTAGCGGCTTGGGTACAGAAAAATAGGCGCATCCGCAGTGATTTAGTGGCGATCGCCGATGAGTTTGGCGCTCGCATTTATGAAGAAATGGACTATACCCATGAAGGGAGGAATGCAGAGCGGTTTGAGCAGTTATATGGCTACATACCGGATATTTATGTGCCCCAGATTTATTGGCAATACACCAACCGTCGGGTGTTGACCATGGAGTGGATCACGGGGACAAAGTTAACCGATTTAGAGAAAATTCGCCAGCAAGGTTTAGATGCTTCCTATTTAATTGAAGTGGGGGTTGAATGCTCCCTGCGGCAACTGCTCGAACATGGGTTTTTCCATGCCGATCCCCATCCTGGTAACTTACTGGCTTCTGGGGATGGCAAGTTGGTCTATCTGGATTTTGGCATGATGAGCGAGGTGAAGCCCTATCAACGCTATGGGTTGATTGAGGCGATCGTTCATTTAGTCAATCGCGATTTTTCGTCCTTAGCCCAGGATTATGTCAAGTTAGAATTTCTGACACCCGATACGGATTTAACTCCCATTATTCCCGCCCTATCTCAAGTTTTTAATGATGCTCTGGGCGCGTCTGTGGCTGAGTTGAACTTTAAGAATATTACGGATCAACTCTCCCAGGTGATGTATGATTACCCCTTCCGGGTTCCCGCTTATTATGCCTTGATTATCCGCTCTCTGGTGACTTTAGAAGGGATTGCCATTAATGTAAATCCCAATTTTAAGGTGTTGAGTAAGGCCTATCCTTATGTGGCTAAACGGTTATTAACAGATCAGTCCCCAGAATTGCGAACCTCTTTAAGGGAGTTATTATTCAAAGATGGTAGTTTTCGCTGGAATCGGCTGGAAAACTTGCTCAAAAATGCCCGCAATAGCCAAGATTACGATCTAGATGTGGTGTTGAATCAGACCATTGATTTTCTGTTTTCCGATCGCGGCAGCTTTATCCGCGATCGCATCGTCGAGGAAATTGTTAAAAGTGTGGACACCCTGGGACGCACGACGTTGGAAACCGTGAGCGATCGCTTCCGCAAAACGGTCGGTATGAATGGTCAGACTCCCGTGAAACCGATATCAAACGGCAATCCTGACGATCAGAAAAACCTCGAACATATTCAACGAATTTTACAAATTGTGCAAGAAACACAAGGGTTTGACCCCATGAAAATTGTGCCCCTCTTGCCCAAAGTTCTCTTGAAACCCGAAACCCAACAAATGGGGCAACAAATTGCTAGTGGCTTGGCTCAACGGGTTTTGGTACGGTTTATTCGCGAAGTGTTACTTAGTGAAGATGGGGAAAACGGAAGTAGCGCAAAAAAGTTAGCCTCGATTCCTAACTCCGGGTCTTCGCCTTTGGCTTTACCGGCTGCGGCCGTGGTGTCCATGGAATCGTAA
- the trxA gene encoding thioredoxin, with amino-acid sequence MAVKKQFTSFSDLLTQSDVPVLVDFYATWCGPCQMMVPILEQVQTQMGKAIQVVKIDSDKYPQLASEYQVEALPTLILFKQGKPIDKIEGAIKAEPLIARLQSLI; translated from the coding sequence ATGGCCGTTAAAAAGCAATTCACCAGTTTTTCTGACCTCCTCACCCAATCTGATGTCCCGGTGTTGGTCGATTTCTATGCCACTTGGTGCGGCCCCTGCCAAATGATGGTTCCCATTTTGGAGCAAGTCCAAACTCAGATGGGCAAAGCGATCCAAGTGGTCAAGATTGACTCAGATAAATATCCCCAACTCGCTTCTGAGTACCAGGTCGAAGCCTTACCCACCCTGATTCTGTTTAAGCAGGGGAAACCCATTGATAAGATTGAGGGCGCGATTAAAGCAGAACCCCTGATCGCCCGTCTCCAGTCCCTGATTTAA